The following proteins are encoded in a genomic region of Galbibacter sp. BG1:
- a CDS encoding NmrA family NAD(P)-binding protein, which yields MKRVLVTGATGNIGSEVVFYLSELNLKLDLTLGVRHLDSAKEKFYHIPTLQYRNFDFAEPNTFRSALEGVEILFLLRPPQIADVDTYFKPLLEAAKLNGIHKIVFLSVQGAEKSKMIPHYKIEKLILKLGFEYIFIRPSYFMQNLTTTLLPEIKAKRQITLPAGNAKFTWVDVKNIGETIALAIKNFDDYKNKALEITGTEHKNFYEVTELMSTIVGEQITYRSINPISFYIVKRKEGLSREFTLVMLLLHFLPRFQKTPNLSNEYQNLTGKEPTSLEEFIKREQQIFIGKKT from the coding sequence ATGAAAAGAGTGCTTGTTACGGGAGCTACGGGTAATATTGGTAGCGAAGTTGTTTTTTATTTAAGTGAATTAAACTTAAAACTCGATCTTACACTAGGGGTACGCCATTTAGATTCCGCAAAGGAAAAATTTTACCATATTCCAACTCTTCAATACAGAAATTTCGATTTTGCAGAACCAAACACCTTCCGAAGTGCTTTAGAAGGGGTTGAAATATTATTCCTCTTGCGTCCTCCTCAAATTGCAGACGTTGATACGTATTTTAAGCCGCTTTTAGAAGCTGCAAAACTGAACGGGATTCATAAAATTGTTTTTTTATCGGTGCAAGGAGCAGAAAAAAGTAAAATGATTCCGCATTACAAAATTGAAAAACTCATTTTAAAACTGGGATTTGAATATATCTTTATACGCCCCAGTTATTTTATGCAAAATTTAACCACCACCTTGCTCCCCGAAATTAAAGCAAAAAGGCAAATTACCTTACCGGCAGGCAACGCAAAATTTACGTGGGTAGATGTAAAAAACATTGGTGAAACCATTGCTTTAGCCATTAAAAATTTTGATGATTACAAAAATAAGGCTCTTGAAATAACAGGCACAGAACATAAAAACTTTTATGAAGTTACCGAACTCATGAGTACAATTGTTGGGGAACAAATAACTTACCGAAGCATCAACCCCATCTCCTTTTACATCGTAAAAAGGAAAGAAGGACTCTCCAGGGAGTTTACCTTGGTAATGCTATTGTTGCATTTCCTGCCACGTTTTCAAAAAACACCAAACCTATCGAACGAATATCAAAACCTAACAGGAAAAGAGCCTACATCTTTAGAGGAGTTTATAAAAAGGGAGCAGCAGATATTCATTGGTAAGAAAACTTAA
- a CDS encoding ABC-F family ATP-binding cassette domain-containing protein gives MNYLSVENIAKSYGERVLYTDISFGINKDQKIAFIAKNGTGKTSLLNIITGKDTPDSGQVISRNGIRISFLAQEPDLDANLTIEETIFASDNNVLKTIQNYEKALENPDDTEAYQKAFEQMDIKNAWDFETQYKQILFQLKLEDLNLKVKNLSGGQKKRLALATILLNTPDLLILDEPTNHLDLEMIEWLEQYFAKENITLFMVTHDRYFLERVCNEIIELDHGKLYQYKGNYSYYLEKKEARIQAEQASVDKAKNLFTKELDWMRRQPKARTTKSKSRIDDFYKIKEKAHQRRQDHKVQLEINMERLGSKIVEFHNVSKSFQDKKILDKYEYTFKKGERIGIIGKNGTGKSTFLNILTGNIAPDGGKVVIGETVKFGYYTQSGINPKPAQKVIDIIKEYGEFIPLTKGRQISAAQLLERFLFDRKKQYDYVEKLSGGELKRLYLCTVLIQNPNFLILDEPTNDLDIVTLNVLEEFLLDFPGCLLVVSHDRYFMDKIVDHLFVFKGNAEIEDFPGNYTDYRAYESSEPEKETKATPEDSSKKTWKKDANSGLSYEEQKEYKKLERDIKKLEEKKKEAEAVFATGELEGEDIDKQSIKLQEIIDAIEEKTEAWFELSMKMEEG, from the coding sequence GTGAATTACTTATCAGTAGAAAATATAGCCAAATCATACGGCGAACGCGTTCTTTATACCGACATTTCCTTCGGAATCAATAAAGATCAAAAAATAGCATTCATAGCTAAAAATGGTACTGGAAAAACTTCCTTACTGAATATTATAACGGGAAAGGATACACCAGATAGCGGACAGGTTATTTCGAGAAATGGTATTAGAATCTCCTTCTTGGCGCAAGAACCCGATTTGGATGCGAACCTTACTATTGAAGAAACTATTTTTGCTTCTGATAATAATGTTTTAAAAACCATTCAAAATTACGAAAAAGCACTGGAAAACCCAGATGATACGGAGGCCTACCAAAAAGCTTTCGAACAGATGGATATTAAAAATGCTTGGGATTTTGAGACACAATACAAACAAATTCTTTTTCAGTTAAAACTGGAAGATCTCAACCTGAAAGTAAAAAACTTATCTGGTGGACAGAAGAAAAGGTTAGCACTGGCAACTATTCTCCTGAACACGCCAGATCTATTAATTTTAGATGAACCTACCAACCACCTTGACCTGGAGATGATTGAATGGTTGGAGCAGTATTTTGCAAAGGAAAACATCACGCTTTTTATGGTAACCCACGATCGGTATTTTCTAGAGCGTGTTTGCAACGAAATCATAGAATTGGATCACGGCAAGCTGTATCAATACAAGGGTAATTATTCGTACTACTTAGAGAAGAAAGAAGCTAGGATTCAGGCCGAGCAAGCTTCCGTAGATAAAGCAAAAAATCTTTTTACCAAAGAATTAGATTGGATGCGGCGCCAACCAAAAGCCCGTACCACCAAATCGAAATCCCGGATAGATGATTTCTACAAAATAAAGGAAAAAGCCCATCAGCGGAGGCAAGATCATAAAGTTCAGCTGGAAATCAACATGGAGCGATTGGGAAGCAAAATTGTAGAATTTCATAACGTTTCAAAAAGTTTTCAAGACAAGAAAATATTAGACAAGTATGAGTATACATTTAAAAAAGGGGAACGCATTGGTATTATTGGGAAGAACGGTACGGGAAAGTCTACTTTTTTAAATATTCTAACTGGAAATATAGCTCCAGATGGAGGTAAGGTAGTTATTGGAGAAACCGTAAAATTTGGATATTATACCCAGAGCGGAATCAACCCTAAACCAGCTCAAAAAGTAATCGACATTATAAAGGAATACGGCGAATTTATACCGCTTACCAAAGGAAGACAAATATCGGCGGCGCAGTTATTGGAACGATTTCTTTTCGATCGAAAAAAGCAATACGATTACGTAGAAAAACTTAGCGGGGGCGAATTAAAGAGGCTTTATTTATGTACGGTACTTATACAAAATCCAAATTTTCTAATCCTAGATGAGCCTACCAACGATTTAGACATTGTTACGCTCAATGTTTTAGAAGAATTTTTGTTGGATTTCCCAGGCTGCCTTTTGGTGGTTTCCCACGATCGCTATTTTATGGATAAAATAGTTGACCATCTTTTTGTTTTTAAAGGTAATGCAGAAATAGAAGATTTCCCAGGGAACTATACCGATTACCGTGCTTATGAAAGCAGCGAACCGGAAAAAGAAACAAAAGCGACTCCAGAAGACAGTTCTAAAAAAACGTGGAAGAAAGATGCAAATTCCGGTTTGAGCTATGAAGAGCAAAAAGAATACAAAAAACTTGAACGGGATATAAAAAAGCTAGAAGAAAAGAAAAAAGAAGCAGAAGCTGTTTTTGCTACCGGAGAGCTTGAAGGAGAAGACATAGATAAACAATCTATAAAGCTGCAGGAGATTATAGATGCCATTGAAGAAAAAACGGAGGCATGGTTTGAACTTTCCATGAAAATGGAAGAGGGCTAG
- a CDS encoding cob(I)yrinic acid a,c-diamide adenosyltransferase, with protein sequence MKIYTKTGDKGTTALYGGQRVPKHHIRIEAYGTVDELNSWIGLIRDQNIHNTYKKVLIEVQDRLFTVGAILATPPEKEFLKNGKKRLDIPSISISDINYLENEIDHMDAELPQMTHFVLPGGHTTVSYCHIARTICRRAERKATYLHENEPFDELVLNYLNRLSDYLFVLARKLTSELEADEVKWIPNKGNS encoded by the coding sequence TTGAAAATTTACACAAAAACCGGAGATAAAGGAACTACAGCATTGTATGGCGGACAAAGGGTTCCGAAGCATCATATAAGGATTGAAGCCTATGGAACTGTAGACGAACTGAATTCCTGGATAGGACTTATTCGAGATCAAAACATTCATAACACCTATAAAAAGGTATTGATTGAAGTACAGGATAGGTTATTTACCGTAGGGGCAATTTTAGCCACCCCACCGGAAAAAGAGTTTCTAAAAAACGGCAAAAAAAGACTAGACATCCCATCGATAAGCATTTCGGATATTAATTATCTTGAAAATGAGATTGACCATATGGATGCAGAGTTACCTCAAATGACACATTTTGTGCTTCCCGGAGGCCACACTACCGTGTCATATTGTCACATAGCGAGAACCATTTGCCGGAGAGCGGAGCGAAAAGCTACTTATTTGCATGAAAATGAACCGTTTGACGAACTTGTACTTAATTATTTGAACCGTTTATCGGATTATCTGTTTGTATTGGCACGGAAGTTGACTTCTGAGCTAGAGGCGGATGAGGTAAAATGGATTCCAAACAAAGGAAATTCTTAG
- a CDS encoding DUF2795 domain-containing protein, protein MYWTLELASYLDDAPWPATKDELIDYAIRTGAPLEVVENLQAMEDEGDMYESIEEIWPDYPTEEDYLWNEDEY, encoded by the coding sequence ATGTATTGGACTTTAGAATTAGCATCCTATTTAGACGATGCGCCTTGGCCCGCAACAAAAGATGAATTAATTGACTATGCTATTAGAACCGGCGCTCCGCTAGAGGTGGTAGAAAACCTGCAGGCAATGGAAGACGAAGGCGATATGTATGAATCTATTGAAGAGATTTGGCCGGATTACCCTACAGAGGAAGATTACCTCTGGAATGAGGATGAATATTAA
- the secA gene encoding preprotein translocase subunit SecA: MSLLDSVLKVFVGDKAKKDVKALQPIVDQIKSLEDKMSQFSNDELRSKTQEFKDKIKASRASFDEKIAELKAEAEASNDIDRNEDIYTEIDALKEKAQEASENTLNEILPEAFAVVKETAKRFANNETITVTASTFDREISGKKDYVTLEDDKAVWSNSWDAAGKEVTWDMIHYDVQLIGGIALHQGKIAEMQTGEGKTLVATLPVYLNALTGEGVHLVTVNNYLARRDSAWMGPLFEFHGLSIDCIDNHQPGSTGRRNAYLADITYGTNNEFGFDYLRDNMSHTPEDLVQRPHNFAIVDEVDSVLVDDARTPLIISGPVPQGDRHEFNELKPKVSDIVSKQRQYLTGVLAEAKKLIAEGNTKEGAFQLLRVHRGLPKNKALIKFLSEEGIKQLLQKTENHYMQDNNREMPIVDEALWFVIDEKNNQIELTDRGIEYLSGDTDPDFFVMPDIGTEIAQIENKGLAPEEEAELKEDLFKDFSIKSERIHTMNQLLKAYTLFEKDVEYVVMENKVMIVDEQTGRIMDGRRYSDGLHQAIEAKENVKIEAATQTFATVTLQNYFRMYNKLAGMTGTAITEAGEFWEIYELDVMEIPTNRPIARQDKQDLIYKTKREKYNAVINDIVQLVEKGRPVLVGTTSVEISELLSKMLSMKKIQHNVLNAKMHKKEADIVAEAGNPGVVTIATNMAGRGTDIKLTKAVKEAGGLAIIGTERHDSRRVDRQLRGRAGRQGDPGSSQFYVSLEDNLMRLFGSERVAKMMDRMGLEDGEVIQHSMMTKSIERAQKKVEENNFGVRKRLLEYDDVMNAQREVVYKRRRHALEGERLKLDIANMVFDTCEAIVENNKVANDYKNFEFELIKFFSITAPFNEEEFKKKSPREITEVVYKNALNYYQDKIERNAKTAFQVIKNVYENESNKFERIVVPFTDGIKTLKVVTNLKEAYESEGKKLITDFEKNITLAIIDDAWKTHLRKMDELKQSVQLAVHEQKDPLLIYKFEAFELFKTMIDKVNREVISFLYKGELPTEDTSNIQEARETKKKENYKTSKEEIPNSDELAAQNRAAGQTQQRPQVTETIVRDRPKIGRNDRVTIKNVMSGENKTVKFKQAEPLLSKGEWVLVEE, from the coding sequence ATGAGTTTACTCGATTCAGTTTTAAAAGTTTTTGTAGGAGATAAGGCGAAGAAAGATGTAAAGGCTTTACAACCCATTGTAGACCAAATTAAGTCTTTAGAAGATAAGATGTCGCAATTCTCCAACGACGAACTTCGATCTAAAACACAAGAGTTTAAAGATAAGATAAAAGCTTCCAGAGCTTCTTTCGATGAAAAAATAGCAGAATTAAAAGCCGAGGCAGAAGCTTCCAACGATATTGACAGAAATGAAGATATCTATACTGAAATAGACGCGTTAAAGGAAAAGGCCCAAGAAGCCTCAGAAAACACACTTAACGAAATACTGCCCGAAGCCTTTGCGGTGGTTAAAGAAACTGCAAAACGTTTCGCTAACAATGAAACTATTACTGTTACTGCTTCTACCTTCGATCGTGAAATCTCTGGTAAAAAAGATTATGTTACTCTAGAAGACGATAAAGCTGTTTGGAGCAACTCATGGGATGCTGCCGGAAAAGAAGTAACCTGGGATATGATACATTACGATGTACAGCTTATTGGAGGGATCGCCCTTCACCAAGGTAAAATTGCCGAAATGCAAACTGGAGAAGGTAAAACATTGGTAGCAACCCTACCGGTTTACCTAAACGCACTTACCGGAGAAGGAGTACACCTTGTAACTGTTAACAATTACTTAGCACGTAGGGATAGCGCTTGGATGGGGCCTTTATTTGAATTTCATGGGCTTTCCATAGACTGTATCGATAATCATCAACCGGGATCCACTGGCCGTAGAAATGCTTATTTAGCGGATATTACCTACGGAACCAATAACGAATTTGGTTTTGATTACCTGCGCGATAACATGTCTCATACTCCTGAGGATTTAGTGCAACGCCCGCACAACTTCGCTATCGTAGATGAGGTCGATTCTGTTTTAGTGGATGACGCACGTACGCCCTTAATAATTTCCGGGCCGGTTCCGCAAGGGGATCGACATGAGTTTAACGAACTAAAACCTAAGGTAAGTGATATCGTTTCCAAACAACGCCAATACCTTACAGGTGTTTTAGCAGAAGCTAAAAAATTGATTGCTGAAGGAAATACCAAAGAAGGTGCTTTTCAATTATTAAGAGTACACCGTGGTTTGCCCAAAAATAAAGCACTTATTAAGTTTTTAAGTGAAGAGGGTATAAAGCAATTGCTTCAAAAAACAGAAAATCATTACATGCAAGATAACAACCGGGAAATGCCAATAGTAGATGAGGCACTTTGGTTTGTTATTGATGAAAAGAACAATCAAATTGAGCTTACCGATAGAGGTATTGAATACTTGTCTGGAGATACCGATCCTGACTTTTTTGTTATGCCAGATATTGGAACAGAAATAGCCCAAATAGAAAATAAAGGACTTGCTCCTGAAGAAGAAGCCGAACTTAAGGAAGATCTTTTTAAAGATTTCTCTATAAAGAGCGAGCGTATCCATACCATGAATCAGCTGTTAAAGGCTTATACCCTTTTTGAAAAAGATGTGGAATATGTGGTAATGGAAAACAAGGTAATGATTGTAGATGAGCAAACGGGACGTATTATGGACGGTCGTCGTTACTCCGACGGACTCCACCAAGCAATCGAAGCCAAAGAGAATGTAAAGATTGAAGCAGCTACACAAACCTTTGCGACCGTTACGCTCCAAAACTACTTTAGAATGTATAATAAGCTTGCGGGTATGACAGGTACTGCCATTACGGAAGCTGGAGAATTCTGGGAAATCTACGAATTGGATGTGATGGAAATTCCTACCAATCGACCGATTGCCAGACAAGATAAACAAGACCTTATCTATAAAACCAAAAGAGAGAAATACAATGCCGTAATTAACGATATTGTACAGCTTGTGGAAAAAGGTCGCCCAGTATTGGTTGGTACTACTTCCGTAGAGATATCGGAGTTGTTATCGAAAATGCTTTCCATGAAAAAGATACAGCATAACGTTTTAAATGCCAAAATGCACAAAAAAGAGGCAGATATCGTTGCAGAAGCTGGTAATCCTGGAGTGGTAACCATTGCTACCAATATGGCAGGACGTGGTACGGATATTAAGTTGACAAAAGCAGTAAAAGAAGCCGGTGGTTTGGCAATTATTGGCACCGAGCGTCACGATTCACGTCGTGTGGATAGACAGCTAAGAGGTCGTGCCGGTAGACAGGGAGACCCTGGAAGTTCTCAATTCTACGTTTCCTTAGAAGATAACTTAATGCGTCTCTTCGGATCGGAAAGAGTGGCTAAAATGATGGACAGAATGGGACTTGAAGACGGAGAAGTGATCCAGCATTCCATGATGACAAAATCTATAGAACGGGCGCAGAAAAAAGTAGAAGAAAACAACTTTGGAGTGCGTAAGCGTTTGTTGGAGTACGACGATGTAATGAACGCCCAACGTGAGGTAGTTTACAAAAGAAGAAGACATGCTTTGGAAGGGGAACGCCTTAAACTTGATATTGCAAATATGGTGTTCGATACCTGCGAAGCCATTGTAGAAAATAACAAGGTAGCCAATGACTATAAGAATTTTGAGTTTGAACTCATTAAATTCTTCTCCATTACAGCACCTTTCAACGAAGAAGAGTTTAAGAAAAAATCACCAAGGGAAATTACTGAAGTGGTTTATAAAAATGCATTGAATTACTATCAAGACAAGATAGAGCGCAATGCCAAAACTGCTTTTCAAGTAATTAAAAATGTTTACGAGAACGAAAGCAATAAGTTCGAGCGTATTGTGGTTCCGTTTACAGATGGTATTAAAACCCTAAAAGTGGTTACCAACCTAAAAGAGGCTTACGAATCTGAAGGTAAAAAACTTATTACCGATTTTGAAAAAAATATTACCCTGGCCATAATTGACGATGCTTGGAAAACGCATTTAAGAAAAATGGATGAGTTAAAGCAATCTGTTCAACTAGCGGTACACGAACAAAAAGACCCATTACTTATCTATAAGTTTGAAGCTTTTGAGCTCTTTAAAACAATGATTGATAAAGTAAACCGGGAAGTGATTTCGTTCTTATACAAAGGAGAACTTCCTACGGAGGACACTTCCAACATTCAGGAAGCTAGGGAGACCAAAAAGAAAGAAAACTATAAAACTTCCAAAGAAGAAATTCCGAATAGCGATGAGCTCGCCGCTCAAAATAGAGCTGCCGGACAGACGCAGCAAAGACCACAAGTTACGGAAACTATCGTTCGGGATCGACCTAAAATAGGTAGAAACGACCGTGTTACCATTAAAAATGTAATGTCTGGAGAGAATAAAACTGTTAAGTTCAAACAAGCAGAACCCTTACTTTCTAAAGGGGAATGGGTTTTGGTTGAAGAGTAA
- a CDS encoding sensor histidine kinase, with protein MNQKQRQVSERFKEKEHLILSANYISSILMICIAPVCYFILDITKIIPFVLVSYGVIVLLNTFFYYKHKNLVCTYLITSVTSIICAGIITLYSGGITSPFLYVMSLVVFGGYISTRNYGRFSLFLIILFILAVYFQDQLNFSFTNVVPYNSRDTFSMFAILFSIYLLGAIFGRILLRNYDRLYISKWEIEKKSQENEILLKEIHHRVKNNLQTISSLLNMQARNTDNEETQRILVSSHNRVLSMAIVHEMLYAKEDLSKIEYCDYVQQLGKFLLKSLKRDKKITLKTDISSEIKFNIETAIPLGLLISEFTTNSLKHAFKDMEEGIISISIEKPDPEFYLLTLRDNGVGFNTDEIEGKKSSMGLKLINNLTRQLRGTLVKPEKSQGVTYLIKFKEI; from the coding sequence ATGAATCAAAAACAGAGGCAAGTTTCAGAAAGGTTTAAAGAAAAAGAACACTTAATATTAAGTGCAAATTATATTTCTTCAATTTTGATGATTTGCATAGCTCCTGTCTGCTATTTCATTCTCGATATTACCAAAATCATACCTTTTGTACTCGTCTCCTATGGCGTGATTGTGCTGTTAAATACCTTTTTCTATTACAAGCATAAAAACCTGGTTTGCACGTATTTAATTACTTCTGTAACCTCCATCATTTGCGCAGGCATTATCACACTATACAGTGGCGGGATTACCAGTCCATTTTTGTATGTAATGTCCCTTGTTGTTTTTGGCGGTTATATTTCCACCAGAAACTACGGTAGGTTTAGTTTATTTCTTATCATCCTCTTCATTTTAGCGGTATATTTTCAAGATCAGCTAAACTTTTCCTTTACCAACGTGGTACCCTATAATTCCAGGGATACTTTTAGCATGTTTGCCATTCTCTTTAGCATTTATTTACTGGGGGCCATTTTTGGAAGAATTCTATTGAGAAACTACGACCGGCTGTACATCTCAAAATGGGAAATAGAAAAGAAAAGTCAGGAAAACGAAATTCTTCTTAAGGAAATTCATCACCGGGTTAAAAACAACCTTCAAACAATTTCAAGTTTGTTGAACATGCAGGCCAGAAATACCGATAACGAAGAAACCCAGCGTATTCTTGTGAGTAGTCATAACCGTGTTCTTTCTATGGCCATTGTTCACGAAATGCTCTATGCCAAAGAAGATCTTTCCAAAATAGAATACTGCGATTATGTACAGCAACTTGGAAAATTTTTATTAAAATCGCTTAAACGGGATAAAAAGATCACCTTAAAAACAGATATTTCTTCAGAAATAAAATTCAACATAGAAACAGCCATCCCATTGGGTCTATTAATAAGTGAGTTTACTACCAATTCCCTTAAACATGCTTTTAAAGACATGGAAGAAGGCATCATTTCCATTAGCATCGAAAAACCAGACCCAGAATTCTACTTATTGACCTTAAGGGATAATGGTGTTGGCTTTAACACCGACGAGATTGAGGGTAAAAAATCTTCCATGGGACTTAAACTAATTAATAACCTTACCAGACAGCTGCGGGGAACTCTCGTAAAACCCGAAAAATCCCAAGGTGTTACCTACCTTATTAAATTCAAAGAAATCTAA
- a CDS encoding RNA polymerase sigma factor, producing the protein MTNQQDKLYRERVLKGDVDAFSYFVDTYQNLAFTIALRITNNREEAEDTVQEAFLKCFHSLHSFKGDSKFSTWFYRIVYRKALDKVRKNSRQVFTEEISEVDYQLIDEVDDALEILDKKEKKIILNKAIQKLHPEEQTIISLYYFEDLAIKEIATVIGISESNIKIKLFRARKQLFALLQGDLKLINRTE; encoded by the coding sequence ATGACTAACCAACAGGACAAATTATATAGGGAGCGCGTATTGAAAGGGGATGTAGATGCCTTTTCCTATTTTGTGGATACGTACCAAAACTTGGCGTTTACTATTGCGCTGCGTATTACCAATAATAGGGAAGAGGCCGAGGATACGGTGCAGGAGGCTTTTTTAAAATGCTTTCATTCCTTACATAGCTTTAAAGGCGATTCAAAGTTCTCCACTTGGTTTTACAGGATTGTATATCGTAAGGCTCTGGATAAGGTACGCAAGAATTCCCGACAGGTTTTTACTGAAGAAATATCTGAAGTGGATTACCAATTAATTGATGAGGTCGACGATGCACTGGAAATACTGGACAAAAAAGAAAAGAAAATAATTTTGAATAAAGCGATACAAAAGCTTCACCCTGAAGAGCAAACAATTATAAGTTTGTATTATTTTGAAGACTTGGCCATAAAAGAAATAGCCACCGTAATTGGTATAAGCGAGAGTAATATAAAAATAAAGCTGTTTCGCGCACGTAAACAGTTGTTTGCATTGTTGCAAGGAGATTTAAAACTGATAAATCGAACAGAATGA
- a CDS encoding DUF6249 domain-containing protein — MEGVIVVAIIFGALFGVIYLFVTARHKERLSLIEKGADASIFYSTHKRKTAPIWKILVLNISLLLMGIGIGIFVAGILHKNFNVEFQVAFPGTIFTLAGVGLFIGFYLSKKLD, encoded by the coding sequence ATGGAAGGAGTTATAGTTGTTGCAATCATTTTCGGAGCTTTATTTGGGGTTATCTATTTATTTGTTACCGCCCGACATAAAGAACGTTTATCGCTAATAGAAAAAGGAGCCGATGCTTCTATATTTTACAGTACACATAAAAGAAAAACAGCGCCTATTTGGAAAATTCTTGTCCTTAACATTTCACTTTTACTAATGGGGATTGGTATTGGAATATTTGTAGCTGGTATTTTGCATAAAAATTTTAATGTAGAATTTCAAGTAGCCTTTCCTGGAACTATTTTTACCTTGGCCGGAGTCGGACTTTTTATAGGTTTTTACCTATCGAAGAAGTTGGATTAA
- the msrA gene encoding peptide-methionine (S)-S-oxide reductase MsrA, which yields MKLLKINSLLLLCFFTVSCQSSTKKETKISEKATEEATAKSTFEKPEQDLSNYETAYFASGCFWCVEAVFESVKGVKEAVSGYAGGTEKNPTYQQVGSGQTSHAESVKVYYDPKEVSFETLVRVFFGSQDPTQYNRQGPDVGPQYRSIAFYKNEKEKEIIERYIQQLEEKKIYSRPIATQVEPFEKFWKAEDYHQDYEKRNPNNPYVRNVSVPRLRKFQEKYPELLKEGAH from the coding sequence ATGAAACTTTTAAAGATAAATTCCTTACTGCTATTGTGTTTTTTTACGGTTAGTTGTCAATCTTCCACCAAGAAAGAAACAAAGATTTCAGAAAAAGCTACGGAAGAGGCGACCGCAAAATCAACTTTTGAAAAACCAGAACAAGATCTTTCCAACTATGAAACAGCTTACTTTGCCAGTGGATGCTTTTGGTGCGTAGAAGCCGTTTTCGAAAGTGTAAAAGGTGTTAAGGAGGCCGTTTCGGGATATGCGGGAGGTACCGAGAAAAACCCAACTTACCAACAAGTGGGAAGCGGGCAAACATCGCATGCCGAAAGTGTGAAGGTATATTACGACCCAAAAGAAGTTTCTTTTGAAACCTTGGTGCGGGTTTTCTTTGGTTCTCAAGACCCAACCCAATACAATCGCCAAGGCCCCGACGTAGGCCCTCAATATCGATCGATCGCTTTTTATAAAAATGAAAAGGAAAAAGAAATTATCGAACGTTACATACAACAGTTGGAGGAAAAGAAAATCTATTCCAGACCTATTGCTACCCAAGTAGAACCTTTTGAAAAATTTTGGAAAGCTGAAGATTACCACCAAGACTACGAAAAAAGAAACCCTAACAATCCGTATGTTAGAAATGTTTCAGTCCCTAGATTACGGAAATTTCAAGAAAAATATCCAGAGCTTTTAAAAGAAGGTGCGCATTAA
- a CDS encoding RNA polymerase sigma factor, with translation MLEVDLIEKCKSNNRKAQLQLYDMYCQGMYCVAMRYLKNTDDAQDAMQEAFIKAFQKLDQFKAEVTFGAWLKRIVINKCIDFLKAKQMNILSLEESYMHVEEDENWQVEDVITKAEIVSAIEKLPDKYRFVVMLYLIEGYDHEEISGILNINNTTSRTHLLRGKQKLQSLLKHKVDGTGY, from the coding sequence ATGCTTGAGGTAGATTTAATCGAGAAATGTAAAAGCAACAACCGCAAGGCGCAGTTGCAGTTGTACGACATGTACTGCCAAGGGATGTATTGTGTGGCCATGCGATATTTAAAAAATACCGATGACGCGCAAGATGCCATGCAGGAAGCTTTTATTAAAGCATTTCAAAAACTGGATCAATTTAAAGCAGAAGTTACTTTTGGCGCATGGTTAAAACGAATTGTAATTAATAAGTGTATTGATTTTTTAAAGGCGAAACAAATGAATATTCTTTCCTTGGAAGAATCTTATATGCATGTGGAAGAAGATGAAAATTGGCAGGTGGAAGATGTAATTACCAAAGCGGAAATTGTGTCGGCAATAGAAAAACTCCCAGATAAGTATAGGTTTGTGGTTATGTTGTATTTAATAGAAGGGTACGACCACGAAGAGATTTCAGGGATTTTGAATATTAACAACACCACCTCTCGGACCCATTTATTAAGGGGAAAACAAAAATTACAATCACTTTTAAAGCACAAAGTAGATGGCACAGGATATTAG